The Rhododendron vialii isolate Sample 1 chromosome 6a, ASM3025357v1 genome includes a window with the following:
- the LOC131328620 gene encoding uncharacterized protein LOC131328620 — protein sequence MADQPAARTLRDYLTPERGPHVSPIAIPTCTAANAFAFKPEYHWVIPEFRGRELEDPYAHIREFETIVSTFVTGPGQLDQARLKLFPFSLKDKAKQWFHSLKPCSLLTWGEVQDVFTTKFFPSKQLLDTMGSGDFMGKDPDAAWEFLDALAERAQTWQYIDPGDQAMRNQGPGGSGKFLVNEQNGLETRLDELSLKLDRMKLDSKEAKEAKEVKEVRQVEEVCVICETTAHSTDNCHTIPTLRQYYNQLPEEVCALNQRWDPYSNTYNPGLRSNPAFRWSNQNEAGSSTSQGPPPPQNQTWRQSQFQGQPRFPSAQSQGPPGFIPPSQFQGQNQFQQQPAPPPRHSLEDSLNAFCQMQTTTNEQTTQAMNDIRNQVGKLTTAIGVLQQEKGKLPTQPQPNPQGQHFAQGSSVTFPEQVKAIISLRSGKTVDNAQVEPPVAQILLPFPAPLKPTMPNGESPKPVPTEEEKGKAKEVEVPQTFTVPAPYPNRLKSPAKPNLNSDIYEVLQKVTVNLPLLDAIKQIPSYAKFLKELCTHKRQLQV from the exons atggcagatcaaccaGCAGCTCGCACTTTGCGCGATTATTTAACGCCAGAAAGAGGTCCACATGTCTCCCCCATAGCCATTCCCACTTGCACTGCCGCCAATGCGTTTGCTTTCAAGCCAGAATACCATTGGGTTATCCCAGAGTTTCGGGGGCGTGAATTGGAGGATCCCTATGCCCACATTCGAGAATTCGAAACTATTGTTAGCACCTTTGTGACCGGGCCGGGACAGCTAgatcaagctcgcctgaagTTATTTCCCTTTTCGCTCAAGGACAAGGCTAAGCAgtggttccattctttgaagCCCTGCTCCTTGCTcacatggggggaagtgcaagatgtGTTCACCACCAAGTTCTTCCCG TCTAAGCAGCTTCTGGATACTATGGGGAGCGGTGATTTCATGGGGAAGGACCCCGACGCCGCTTGGGAATTCTTAGATGCTTTGGCCGAGCGagctcaaacttggcaatacattGATCCGGGTGACCAAGCTATGAGAAATCAAGGACCGGGAGGCTCCGGTAAGTTTTTAGTGAATGAGCAGAACGGTCTTGAGACGCGGTTGGATGAGCTCTCGTTAAAGTTGGACAGAATGAAGCTAGATTCGAAAGAAGCGAAAGAAGCGAAAGAAGTGAAAGAGGTtcgccaagtggaagaagtttgtGTCATTTGCGAGACTACGGCTCATTCGACCGACAACTGTCATACCATCCCCACCCTTCGACAGTACTATAATCAACTCCCTGAAGAAGTATGTGCACTGAATCAACGTTGGGATCCATATTCCAACACTTATAATCCGGGGTTGCGGTCTAATCCAGCTTTCCGTTGGAGTAACCAGAATGAGGCTGGCTCGTCAACTTCTCaaggtcctcctcctcctcagaatcaaacatggcgcCAATCTCAGTTTCAAGGTCAACCACGGTTTCCTTCGGCACAATCTCAAGGCCCGCCAGGATTCATACCACCGAGCCAATTCCAagggcaaaatcaatttcagcaGCAACCAGCTCCACCTCCACGACATTCTCTGGAGGATTCTCTGAATGCATTCTGTCAAATGCAAACGACCACTAATGAGCAAACTACTCAAGCGATGAACGACATAAGGAATCAAGTGGGTAAATTAACAACGGCTATCGGTGTATTGcaacaagaaaaaggcaaaCTACCTACCCAGCCTCAACCAAACCCTCAAGGCCAACATTTTGCACAaggctcttcggtgactttccctgAGCAAGTAAAGGCCATAATATCGTTGAGAAGTGGGAAGACGGTTGATAATGCTCAAGTGGAGCCGCCGGTTGCGCAAATCTTGTTACCTTTTCCGGCACCATTGAAGCCCACAATGCcaaatggggaatctcccaaaccGGTTCCTACggaagaagagaagggaaaagccaaagaagttgaggttCCACAAACTTTCACCGTTCCCGCTCCATATCCTAACCGACTTAAGTCGCCTGCCAAGCCGAATTTGAACAGTGATATCTACGAAGTTCTCCAGAAAGTGACGGTTAACCTTCCTTTGCTCGACGCTATTAAACAGATTCCATCatacgccaaatttttgaaggagttGTGCACTCACAAACGGCAACTCCAAGTGTAG